TTAGGACTTGGAGAGACGGTAATTAGTGAGACTGGAAAATTGGAACCGGATTCTGTCAGTGCGAGCGGCAGCGAAGCAATCTCGCACTTCCTGCCGCCTCTCCCCGGCTTTGAGATCGCCGCGGCTGGCGCCTCGCGATGACAAGCAGGAGACTGAAAAAAGCGGGACTTGGAACTTGGTAATGGGAACTGAATTCCAAGTGCCAAGTCCCAATTTCCAATTTCCAATTTCCAAGTGCTAAGTGCCAAGTGCCAAGTCCCAAATCCTATTCTGTCATTGCGAGCGGCAGCGAAGCAATCTCGCACTTCCTGCCGCCTCTCCCCGTCCTTGAGATCGCCGCGGCTGCCGCCTCGCGATGACAAGCAGGAGAAGCAGGGGACTGGAAAAAGCGGAACCTGGAACTTGGTAATGGGAACTGAATTCCAAGTACCAAGTCCTAATTTCTAGGTTCCAATTTCCAAGTCCCATCTTTTCGTCCCCATCCCCGTGCTATGCGCTATGAGCCATGAGCTATGCGCCCTTTCTCCGTCCCCCAAAAAAAATACCCCGTTCCCCGCTTTTTCCGCTAAAGTTTTGTCCCCTTTTTTACGATAAATACTGTAGAGAAACTTTTTGTAGGGGTGTTTGCGTATGAGTATAGGTGCCGTGAAGAGTGGTGTGGATCCGATTGCCGCCTATAGCAGCCAGACGGCTGCAAATCCGCCGGTGTCGGGTGTACAACCTGCGAGTAGTGATACCGGGGATACAGCAGAGACCGTTTCGACGGATCAGAAAGCGAACAAAAAGGATGTTAAGGTAGAAGACGTTCAGCAGATGACGTACGCCATGAATCAGTTCGTGGAAGCCTTGAACACGGATATTCATTTTGTCGTGCATGACAAAACAAAGGAACTGATGGTG
The genomic region above belongs to Veillonellales bacterium and contains:
- a CDS encoding flagellar protein FlaG, yielding MSIGAVKSGVDPIAAYSSQTAANPPVSGVQPASSDTGDTAETVSTDQKANKKDVKVEDVQQMTYAMNQFVEALNTDIHFVVHDKTKELMVEVVDKKTNKVIREYPSHEFLDTMAAIRSYIGILLDKKI